Genomic segment of Osmia bicornis bicornis chromosome 2, iOsmBic2.1, whole genome shotgun sequence:
taCGAATTTTCTGATCAccaaaaaaatgttatttgttTCGACAGGAAACCTCCATTAGAAGACATATTAGACAATACTTTCTTTAGTGCGGAAAGATCAGAAAAGGAAAGTGTTATGTATAGAATTATGAATGGAAATTTCATTGATCCATTTAAAGGTATTGAAGAAGACTATAACAATGTTgacattaatttaataaagagTATAAATCCTGAACTAAATAAAGAGGATACAGATAATGAAATTACAACAAATGACACAAAAAAGGAAAGTCAATTACAACAAAAAAAAGATGTCAAACTTTATGTACCTGGTATAACTAAACCAATATTTAGGTTCcctaaaaaatcaaaattgaaTGCAGCGCAACATGCAATGTGTTTAAGAGTTTTGTTGAGATTTTCAGAAGCTGATAAGCCAAAGTTAACTCCaatagaaagagaagaattacaaatttatttagtAAGTGAAGCATTGTATTATTAAAGAGTATTAGAACAATTTTTtggatataataaaaaatactggATGTATTTAATCTTATATTATTGtgtttttaaatagaatttacAACATATAATATCTCAAGAACAAGATGAGTTTATAGAATTTGCCAAAAGCAAGTGGCATGAAAGGGCATTTAAAATTGCATGTGAAGATTATGTAAATTTATGTTGGAAATCaaaattacaatatatttataaattacctAGATATTATAGTGAAGTTACAAATGTTCCCTTTAtagcaaataaaaatattgaagtgaaatttatttctctctGTTTACAAATGGTAAATAATGGTAAAATCAAATAAGTGCTTCTGATTAAATTAATCACATGTAATTAGTAAATAATATACaagtaaatattattatatattaactacataaaattttattattatacataggGTGAGTTCCCAAAAATAATACTACCATCTTCTATGAAACCATACAAGTTGTGTGTTACTTCTCAACAATTAAGAAAGAGATTTCCTCCTGAGAAAAACCTTTGCAGTGAATCATCAGTTCCTTTTAAACTACCAGTAAGTGAAGATCCAAATTGTCAAGAATTGACTAGCAATAATAATGTGGATTTAGTAATTTCATCCAGTGGTCTTAATTGTTTGGTAAATAACATTGACCCAAGTTATTCAAATTCCTGGATTTTACCTCTAGTTATAAAAAGGCataatgataaaaatactATCTATATAGACAAGCCACCACCACCAATTGCAAGTAATGTTccagataaaaataaatgggTATATAAGTATATCCTTAGATATTTTCTTATTGATGCAAAACATCAAACTACAGAAAGGTAAGATAAATACAAATAAGttttttacatatttcttatacattttattattttatttaataataatattgtaatcAACACTTGTATAATGTTAGTATTGAAGGATATGACGACAATGTATTTAGTAATATTAATTGTGAAGAGctattaaaatttgaagaatatgaaaataatttaacgcAAAATAGTACATTATGTTCAAGGGTAGTAGAGaaagataataatattaaagatGCTTCAAAAGAACCAGAATATAAAAACGACATAGATTCCTTGAAAAATATGTCGGATTGTAAAACACATTCAAGTACTACTGCACACTGTAATACTTCACATTTTATATCAAATAGTCAAGGTAAGAATAGTTTTGTTGTTTTTATTGATATAAACcttgatattaaaatacaattttagtAACTAACCATGATAAATAGTATTACAtagataaaaaattgaatttagtATTGAATGTGCTAAATATgagattatattaaatttttttaaaaacaaaaaagaaaagagcgTTAAAAGTATGTAATGCAATTAATTCTGTAATTTATAGATACTcaaaataaaactttt
This window contains:
- the LOC114881233 gene encoding uncharacterized protein LOC114881233 isoform X5 encodes the protein MMHQKKKIFKHLQLRKPPLEDILDNTFFSAERSEKESVMYRIMNGNFIDPFKGIEEDYNNVDINLIKSINPELNKEDTDNEITTNDTKKESQLQQKKDVKLYVPGITKPIFRFPKKSKLNAAQHAMCLRVLLRFSEADKPKLTPIEREELQIYLNLQHIISQEQDEFIEFAKSKWHERAFKIACEDYVNLCWKSKLQYIYKLPRYYSEVTNVPFIANKNIEVKFISLCLQMGEFPKIILPSSMKPYKLCVTSQQLRKRFPPEKNLCSESSVPFKLPTSHHHQLQVMFQIKINGYISISLDIFLLMQNIKLQKVEKDNNIKDASKEPEYKNDIDSLKNMSDCKTHSSTTAHCNTSHFISNSQDTQNKTFKTNLKGNISYKLFTIGPQLSEQNELMKNVAKEYRMLVRTKTDGFEILENKVQRLLMLTPKLEYQADLGAEAVTLEESLKQWVSLIFRPHTSLARVRISAKTSEILQVEHRTAMSINNEIKRLYNIKVDNSLTILHNIIQYLQNLAPGRYIMRHTVRNGAFATIYKEVENTGKNIFDLHTMYGEEFFNLPNTAWIPLDKTIPTPMHKFFERMPAMFSPLNNTNFTNNKKTPEVKQTNTRAVRRSLRNKKKKIMFHDDI
- the LOC114881233 gene encoding uncharacterized protein LOC114881233 isoform X2, with translation MERFLNIDWKPPLEDILDNTFFSAERSEKESVMYRIMNGNFIDPFKGIEEDYNNVDINLIKSINPELNKEDTDNEITTNDTKKESQLQQKKDVKLYVPGITKPIFRFPKKSKLNAAQHAMCLRVLLRFSEADKPKLTPIEREELQIYLNLQHIISQEQDEFIEFAKSKWHERAFKIACEDYVNLCWKSKLQYIYKLPRYYSEVTNVPFIANKNIEVKFISLCLQMGEFPKIILPSSMKPYKLCVTSQQLRKRFPPEKNLCSESSVPFKLPVSEDPNCQELTSNNNVDLVISSSGLNCLVNNIDPSYSNSWILPLVIKRHNDKNTIYIDKPPPPIASNVPDKNKWVYKYILRYFLIDAKHQTTESIEGYDDNVFSNINCEELLKFEEYENNLTQNSTLCSRVVEKDNNIKDASKEPEYKNDIDSLKNMSDCKTHSSTTAHCNTSHFISNSQDTQNKTFKTNLKGNISYKLFTIGPQLSEQNELMKNVAKEYRMLVRTKTDGFEILENKVQRLLMLTPKLEYQADLGAEAVTLEESLKQWVSLIFRPHTSLARVRISAKTSEILQVEHRTAMSINNEIKRLYNIKVDNSLTILHNIIQYLQNLAPGRYIMRHTVRNGAFATIYKEVENTGKNIFDLHTMYGEEFFNLPNTAWIPLDKTIPTPMHKFFERMPAMFSPLNNTNFTNNKKTPEVKQTNTRAVRRSLRNKKKKIMFHDDI
- the LOC114881233 gene encoding uncharacterized protein LOC114881233 isoform X4, producing the protein MMHQKKKIFKHLQLRKPPLEDILDNTFFSAERSEKESVMYRIMNGNFIDPFKGIEEDYNNVDINLIKSINPELNKEDTDNEITTNDTKKESQLQQKKDVKLYVPGITKPIFRFPKKSKLNAAQHAMCLRVLLRFSEADKPKLTPIEREELQIYLNLQHIISQEQDEFIEFAKSKWHERAFKIACEDYVNLCWKSKLQYIYKLPRYYSEVTNVPFIANKNIEVKFISLCLQMGEFPKIILPSSMKPYKLCVTSQQLRKRFPPEKNLCSESSVPFKLPVSEDPNCQELTSNNNVDLVISSSGLNCLTSHHHQLQVMFQIKINGYISISLDIFLLMQNIKLQKVEKDNNIKDASKEPEYKNDIDSLKNMSDCKTHSSTTAHCNTSHFISNSQDTQNKTFKTNLKGNISYKLFTIGPQLSEQNELMKNVAKEYRMLVRTKTDGFEILENKVQRLLMLTPKLEYQADLGAEAVTLEESLKQWVSLIFRPHTSLARVRISAKTSEILQVEHRTAMSINNEIKRLYNIKVDNSLTILHNIIQYLQNLAPGRYIMRHTVRNGAFATIYKEVENTGKNIFDLHTMYGEEFFNLPNTAWIPLDKTIPTPMHKFFERMPAMFSPLNNTNFTNNKKTPEVKQTNTRAVRRSLRNKKKKIMFHDDI
- the LOC114881233 gene encoding little elongation complex subunit 2-like isoform X3, producing the protein MMHQKKKIFKHLQLRKPPLEDILDNTFFSAERSEKESVMYRIMNGNFIDPFKGIEEDYNNVDINLIKSINPELNKEDTDNEITTNDTKKESQLQQKKDVKLYVPGITKPIFRFPKKSKLNAAQHAMCLRVLLRFSEADKPKLTPIEREELQIYLNLQHIISQEQDEFIEFAKSKWHERAFKIACEDYVNLCWKSKLQYIYKLPRYYSEVTNVPFIANKNIEVKFISLCLQMGEFPKIILPSSMKPYKLCVTSQQLRKRFPPEKNLCSESSVPFKLPVSEDPNCQELTSNNNVDLVISSSGLNCLVNNIDPSYSNSWILPLVIKRHNDKNTIYIDKPPPPIASNVPDKNKWVYKYILRYFLIDAKHQTTERVVEKDNNIKDASKEPEYKNDIDSLKNMSDCKTHSSTTAHCNTSHFISNSQDTQNKTFKTNLKGNISYKLFTIGPQLSEQNELMKNVAKEYRMLVRTKTDGFEILENKVQRLLMLTPKLEYQADLGAEAVTLEESLKQWVSLIFRPHTSLARVRISAKTSEILQVEHRTAMSINNEIKRLYNIKVDNSLTILHNIIQYLQNLAPGRYIMRHTVRNGAFATIYKEVENTGKNIFDLHTMYGEEFFNLPNTAWIPLDKTIPTPMHKFFERMPAMFSPLNNTNFTNNKKTPEVKQTNTRAVRRSLRNKKKKIMFHDDI
- the LOC114881233 gene encoding uncharacterized protein LOC114881233 isoform X1 yields the protein MMHQKKKIFKHLQLRKPPLEDILDNTFFSAERSEKESVMYRIMNGNFIDPFKGIEEDYNNVDINLIKSINPELNKEDTDNEITTNDTKKESQLQQKKDVKLYVPGITKPIFRFPKKSKLNAAQHAMCLRVLLRFSEADKPKLTPIEREELQIYLNLQHIISQEQDEFIEFAKSKWHERAFKIACEDYVNLCWKSKLQYIYKLPRYYSEVTNVPFIANKNIEVKFISLCLQMGEFPKIILPSSMKPYKLCVTSQQLRKRFPPEKNLCSESSVPFKLPVSEDPNCQELTSNNNVDLVISSSGLNCLVNNIDPSYSNSWILPLVIKRHNDKNTIYIDKPPPPIASNVPDKNKWVYKYILRYFLIDAKHQTTESIEGYDDNVFSNINCEELLKFEEYENNLTQNSTLCSRVVEKDNNIKDASKEPEYKNDIDSLKNMSDCKTHSSTTAHCNTSHFISNSQDTQNKTFKTNLKGNISYKLFTIGPQLSEQNELMKNVAKEYRMLVRTKTDGFEILENKVQRLLMLTPKLEYQADLGAEAVTLEESLKQWVSLIFRPHTSLARVRISAKTSEILQVEHRTAMSINNEIKRLYNIKVDNSLTILHNIIQYLQNLAPGRYIMRHTVRNGAFATIYKEVENTGKNIFDLHTMYGEEFFNLPNTAWIPLDKTIPTPMHKFFERMPAMFSPLNNTNFTNNKKTPEVKQTNTRAVRRSLRNKKKKIMFHDDI